ACCAGTTCTTACTTGGCTAACTAAATagtcttataaaaataataaacaaacctATTAATTACAAACTTAACGAATTCGCCTAAACTTTTGGGTGGCGTATACTCAACAAAATAATCCGCCAACCCAAAGATCTCAGCAAATTGCGCTATTCGCTAAACACATTATTCACCAATTGGCACATACACAAAATACTATACTCAGACAAAACTAACACCTTACTTTCTCAGAGCTATGTTTAACACCATAACACAATAAACAATAACCAAATACAGAGACTTCATTGGATGGACTGTTACAATTTAAATGTAAACTATTTAAAAGATAATGTTAACATAATAAAAAGAGTCGAAAAATTATATCgttttcaacattttttcatgaaaaaattctactatttactttttattatagATTATCAAACatgttcaaaatatttaaatcatatgtGTTTTCTAATTTAccatctaattttatttagttcactttcatatttaaattattatatttatcttaatttaccttaagaaaatatcaaaatgattaACATGCCACATTTCATATTCTTATTagttggttttgaatttttaggataaactaagataaaataataaaaataataattgaagctattctcttaaaaaattatttgcatATAAGAAAACCACTCacaacatatttattatttttaataacaaTGAAAAATTCTTTTGGTATGTCAAAATCGATAAAAAATTTCTCCATCTCTcgaaattttgatattgagcAAATTTGTCCCTTTAAAAATCAAAGCAATTTAATctttgtcaattttaaaagtgagcAAATAAGGACAATTAGTCACAACATTGATGTTTTTCGTCAAATTCACATAAATTTGACTAtttataatagcaaatttagcttttataatttatacattctatcaatttgatcgttgatttaacaattttagccttgaatatttttgtaaatgtgTAACTGTTGagactaaatttgttgaattttttagaatcaagaccaaattaacaaaatatataaacattgaaggctaaatttgttattaaaccaatcaaaattattttcaattgacAAAACATATTAACACCGTGGTTATGTCACAGGGCTAGGCATTTTGTCTCGTAATCTTTGCGGCCTTAGACGATTTTTTTGCTTCAAATGCAcataagtcagcctaactcttGCAAAGTGAGAATTCTTTtagaaattctctaaggcaccGAATTATAAAATGGAAGCAACGCAAAGACAGAAGAAAGCTTGAAAGAACAGAATAGCCACAGAAAAGCAAAACACGCCAAGTGTTTAAGTAGATGCTCTTAATTAGTATTCACTACTAAAGAATAGAATACAATagatgattacaaatgaggggaaccctctatttatagttgagctctccCAAATCCAACAGTACAACTAGCTTTATATCAATGAACGAGATCGAAGCATATTTACAATTAAGGTATTTACACAATCCCTaagattaaaaaatcaaatattaatagaTTACAAATCTTCTAAGATTTCTTTCCCTATTTATCAATGTAGCTCTAATTTTCCATAAGTGCTTCACTGAGCCACCAAGACTTCAAGTAGATGGCTTTGTCACTTGTTTTTCGAATTAGACAAGTTCAAGTGGGTCAAATGAGCCTTATTAAATATGTACACCTCCATGAGACGCCCTTTGTGCTTTGGTCATGGGATTTGAACCGCGGCCCATGATAATTAATTATCCTTGAttgctcactttcaaaattgtcagggactaattttctaaatttaaaaattgagaaggactaaaatgatctttttaccataaaagtCTAATAGCAAGAAGAAAAATGGTTTGGAGGCCTCATTTTAGATATAGGACTCTTTGGTTCATAAGGCCGTTAAAGCCCAAttcactattttatttctttaaaatcccTTTTCAATGCCGAATATGAAACCCTAGCAACAGTCTGTTCAGAACTTTGAAGAGCGGCTGCTCAGATTTTGCCTATTTCCCAGATTTTTCTCTCAGGTAACAATCTGCCATTGTATCGATGTTAATAGTAATCTTTATATGGATTGTGTTTTAGTctcttttatgtatttattttaatgttaacaGTTTGAAACGATGTCTACGGCTGGTGAAGCTGCTTGTTCTTACGCTGCTTTGATTCTCTATGATGATGGAATTCCCATCACCGTATCCTTTATGCTTTTTGTATGAACAAAGAAAAGAGGGGGGAAATCTGGtgattttgattatttgttatTGAATGAATTAGCCGTAGTTTTGGGGAAGATGGGTTTTTGTTAGTTTTCTTTAACTTTGTTAATAGGCTGAGAAAATTGCAACAATTGTTAAAGCTGCAAATGTTTCGGTTGAATCTTATTGGCCAAGCTTGTTTGCAAAGCTTTTCGAAAAGTGCAACATTGAGGATCTTATAACCAATGTTGGTGCTGCTGGTGCTGGTGCTCCAGTTGCCGCAGCTGCACCTGTTGCTGCTGGCGGTGGTGGTGGTGCCGCTGCTCCACCTCCTGCTGAGGAAAAGAAGAAGGTCTGGACTGAAAACTACAAAtgataaattgatgaatttcTTTTGTTGCCATTTGTTctcttatactatttttttgtGTAATTTTGCAGGAAGAACCAGAGGAAGAGAGTGATGACGATATGGGATTCAGTTTGTTTGATTAGAAGTTCCTTTCAGTGCTTGATTTGGTTGATTACTGTTTTAATGCATTAAAGCTGTGACAGTAGTTGTTGAGGTTTCttggtattattattatttatctgcttttgagtaaaaactttCTTTGAGTTGTATGTTTGAAGCttctatatataaaagttttctAGACCAATTTTTGCCAATTGTTATGTGCgttgaattgatttttggttaattccATTGTAATGCATGATTTTGTGTTTAGTTTGTTGCTTTGATCAATAGCTGAGTATTGGATATAAGTGTCTAGTATGGCTATGCTTACTTCATATATTTGAAGGATTGTACTTTCGTATACATACTAAATATGTCAACATGAGTGTTACATAACATAGGCTATTTATGCTAATGGATTGGTGTCATTACTTTAGAGAATTGATCCGGCCTCTTATGTACAATTTTTTCCAAGCTTGTTGATAATGTCTTGAAACACATTGCTACTTTATCTTTTGTTGAAACAAATAGGGTACGAAAAAGTTCACTGTTGAGTTTCTTCTTGATGAATGTCTATTTACTTAAACATGCATGGTTGTATCATGTTGCACTAGGTCATTACAATGTTGGTTGTTGATTTGTGTTGTCACTATACAATTGCATCGGACCTTGCCATTTTATCTTCAAAATCATTAAGAATTATTTTCAATCGAAGTAATTCACATATTCTAAGTGCCGTTGACCTGAATTTTGGCTCCACACTTGACCTTGCCATTAGATTGTCACCTATGAATGTACAATAAAGTTAACCTCCCGTCAACTAATGTTCTATCATAGTTTACATCAGTATAAAGCTTTTAGAGTCATGCTTCCTCTTTTCTTGAACAAGATTCTTCTTCCAAGATTATCCTATAAATACTGCAAACTTTTTGTACAGCTTTGAGATGTATCTTTCCAAGATCCTTTGGCTATTAATCTTGCCTAAATTTATTGGTATGGGAATTGGGTGGAGATTGCCAATAAAGTTTTTATGGCTTGCAAATAAGTTTTGGTAGGTCATTAAAAGGTATAGTGGATGTTTTGTGTAGGTTTTGGTTCCTTTTTCTAAGAACAATGTGTAGATCATTAACATTTGGCTGAACTGGTTCACCATTAATGGGTCGATTGATGTTAGCTGGTGGTATAGTGTCTTTTATAGGCATTGAAGTTGTTCTTGGGTATTAACCAATGCTGGCTAGCAATATAtggtgtttttaggttttgaatAGTTGCTCTAATAGGAAATTGTATCTGCACCGGTCGAGTCGTCGAGAGATGCTGATTTTCCTCAGAGAATGTATGTCTGCAATGATCCGAGTATCATCTTGTTTCTCCCATGTCTTTCATCCTCCTCGATGTTTTGTGAGTCGAGGATGAAAACATTTGTACCCTTTTTCTGTGGAAGAATACCCAATAAAGTAACATCGAAGAGCATGTAGATCAAGCTTTCCTAGAATGAATATGGACAAAAGAACAAGACAATAACTTTCTAAGTAAGATTGTAGGATATGAGGTAGACTTTGGAAATATTTGATGAGAATgtctattgttttttttttctttttaaatcaaagACCTTTGTTGCAAGTCTATAAATGAGATAGGACATTTTGTTAAGGGTAGATTATACACAtagtcataatttaaaaaaaaaactcaaaatttacaaatattctcaattttttccaaattttaaaattaaaaaaatataagaacacataaatattttcaaaaaatataatagtaaaataaaattttatattaatattaatatcaaataaataaaaaaacccctGGCCATTGGAGGCTTTGGTTTGCAATTTCTCTTCATTGGAAACAACAGAACTGAAAAGGGCATACATACCGAGTTTGCAAAACAATAAGAAATTTTCATGGCATAATACCTAATGAAATTATGACCAAATTATATGCGCGGAGTGGTggaggttttttttatttataaatttaatatcaatataattgtttttatttaatattaaatttaatataaaatttaaatttattgttatatttttgaaaaatatttacgtctttttatattttttgaattttctagaattaggatcaaatcgagaatatttataaacttaatttttaaaataatatataaaagtttaggactaatttcgttattatattgatttattaactatcatttgtgattttaacgagtaaccaaaataatcaaattatgtaaTGTGActacttaatttgtaaaatttttattttggaggcttaaaatgaaactttttttataattaaacgaGTGTTTGTAGAATTTagcttttaattaaataataatgttaggTGCGTTGGCATCTACTTATCAATAAAAAGACGAAAACCACTAAGCAGTCGAAATATTAGGAACTGGGGATGGGCCCTATAGAAAAGGAAGAAAGGGTGTTATATTGCTAGGTGAAAAAAGTACAATATATcatcttaatttaatttgaaattttttgaatcgagtttagtaaaataaagtttaagtcaaattttgaattaaattaaaatagtaaatatgtcaaattttatttctttttttttacaatataactaatttcatattagaGTAcgtaaatttgaaatcatatatttttgaaaactctttcaaaacaaaataagagaaaaaagagactttattataaatttgaatcattaatttgcttatttaggtctcagaaattattattttagattttttaatttttctatattctttagatttttaatatttttaaattttataaatttaaaaatataaattttggaattttataaatattttgaatttattttgtaacTGTTGATGAGAGAGAGACCaagttgttcattttcaaaattgaaagggaCCAAATGTGTATTTATACCAAtctgttatttaaattattccaatttaagttattcaaattgaaaattttaactcaacTCGAActacttattcgagttgactcggaaaaaaccaaataactcagatttgattaactcaaaattcgattttttcgagttgaATCGAGTTTTACTAACCCCTACTTTTCGTACATCTGGaatttaactcttttacttttacttttaagaGTTTAatctgtttatttttaaaatttaactgctaaaatttttctattaaattcctaccattaaaattaaaaaattaacccatTACAATTAGCAAAACCCCAACATATCCAAAAGTAGGGCTGTTCCACACAttctttaattttgataaattaataatatgtgttatataaattatgaagcATAGATTAagtttaacaaatatttttataaaaactgatatgattaataaatgagattttggttaaatggtaaaatataaatgttaaaaattatagaggtttgggtttaaattttgtgtatttatatgtctatttttctatataaaagatataaaatggtaaaaacagctttaaaataacataattaggTCAAATTTTGCTATCAGACTTTGTACATTGAGTAAGTTATGTATTTAATacatgtactttaatttgatcaattttagtccctatatatttcagtattttgaaattttagtcctaacccAATAGTAGCAGATTAAatctatttggttaaattatgtcatttaGTCCCGTATTATGCGTGAAgctatatttttgaatttcaaaatttcagtcTTAATACAAGCGATAGTCGTTAAATCTATTAACTGATTTTTAtaagtaatatgtgaaaataacaaaataaacaagaCATTACATATGCGATAATATGTTTGAcacatcaaaatttaaaataacacaacttaacttaatgaatttaataactaTCATTTGATCAGgactaaaattttcatattctaaaaatacaaggactGCAACTTATGCAAAGTATAAGGTCTAGTAATAGAATTTGACCCATAACTCACTttgtgaaatatgaatattttagtcattaccTAATTAAATTGGTGCCATCGATTGGTAGATACTGAACTCAACAGAAGAAAGTTACTAAGCATCTAATCTAAAACCAGAGGTTTTTGTTAGACTTGTGACCATACATTACagtctttttcttctccttcttgGGGTTGCTTCATTTCTTGTGCCTCAGAGTTTCTTCCCCATAGCAGTATATATAAACCAATTACAATTAAGATTGATCCAATGACACTGTTCATTTGCATAAAGCATGGTCAGAAAATGCAATATAGTAGAGGTTAAAAATGTGTTATACTTCtctatattcttttataaatttagaatttaattcatctacttttatttttaaaatttagtccttttcagattttaaaattcaaatataattgttcACACTGCTAAACATTTTagtgtaacattttaaaattaaaaaaaactcacttgGTAGCAATACAACTAAAAAATGGCGTTAGaacctgaatttaacaaaataatttcaacagTGTCAACAATTGgactgaaatttaaaatataaaaagtaaaaaactaaattcctaaaaataaaaatataaagactaaattctaaatttatgaaaagtagaaaaatttatgacataataaatatttgagaAAATTCACCAAGAGgggttaaaataaataacctcCCCAAGTAGATTTTTCCATGTAAAAAGGAGAAATCAAACATTGCTACAAATATTTGCACCAATGGACTGAAAGCTGAAGTGAAGACTGGACCCTTATGTTCCACACACCATGACATTCCAACATAGCATAATCCTGATGCCACTATTCCCTATTTTgaacaacattaaaaaaaaaaaattatcgcGATTGCGGATATAATTCAATTTGGCAAgatttaatacataatttagtatttgagtttgatatttttctaatatggTATTTGTGTTACATTTTGAtccaatttagtattttatttgacaaaagttatatattttgtacttaaaggtaacaatattaatttttagtgtttactTGGGTTTTAGAgctgatttgatgaaaattcataattagctaACGATATCAACAATCGACTTTCATTGAATTAACTCTAAAATGTGAATTAAATCATATCAATCGGATTGTATTTGATACATTAATcgcaaaattaaacaaaatcatgagaaattcaaacctaatattagcaattaacttacatcaaatcaattctaaaatccgaattaaacactaaaaaattaacatcgctacctttaaatattaaattatataacttttgtcGACCTGGGATATCGAATAATATATAAAGGGATTCGGTGAGGAGGGTACTTACTGCAATTATGACTGTTGTTACTTCAAGTTCATCCTTCAAAATCCATTTAGTAAACTCCCTCTCTGTTATCAACCCTAATATGGTTGATTGAAATGCACTAAACAAAGACATAAAGGCAGTGCTTGAATATTTGCAAGGGTACACTTTTCCGATCCTCGATTGAAGTAGGAACCACGACGAAAAACATACGGCGCTTGCCATCGGGAATATCGGACCGATGCCCCATCGGTCTTTCTTCTTAGTTGCTACTACCGTTGTATTATTGTCACTTGAATTGGATGATCCCACCAATGTTCTTCCTTTGTAAAGTGTCAATACCATAGCTCCACTAATACAAACCAATGTGCCAACAACCTTTGCTTTCCCGGCCTTATTTCCCATGTTCACTTTCTCGAGCCTGAAATATAAACAGAGTTAcgttcggttcggttaatttaaACTCGATCGAGTTAGAGCGATATGTATACACTTACCCGAACGGTAGAGCCAAAACCAAGGTGATTGCAGGGACTATATTTAGGAATGCACATGTGAATGTTGGTGAAGCATATTGAAGTCCAAGAAGGAAAAAATATTGTGTCAAAACTAAACCTATAAGAGCATTAAAGAAGAGGTGGCACATGATACTAGGTGTGAGCTTTGGTCTACTTTTTCTGCAAGAAAGCTATTATAGTAAGTTCCCATCACAAGATATAatctttcaaatatatgaaacgTATTTACCTTTCTCGAAAGAAGGCGATCGGTGTTAAACAAATCACGGAAATCGTGTGACGATATATTAAGATGATTACACCATTCATTCCTTCATTGAGAATCATTTTGAAAAGGGCATTTGTTATAGCAAGTGCAAAGTTGACAGCTACCATTGCAATAACAAAGCTCCATTGTCCACAGCAGTTCATGATCTTCAGCAATATATGGCCTATATATCTCTCTCtgtgtgtttatatatatgaatgatttgtttaCTACTATGCTTACTCCAtggggatatatatatatatatatatatatatatatacatatatacatgacTGATTTTATTGGAATTATGACATCCAAGCAATCAACTTtgccaacttttttttttttttggtaaaaagacCTTTTCAGTCactctcaattttaaaattgaacaaattagcccctttcaaaaaattgaagcaattaatcattgtcaattttaaaatgagcaattaaggacaattaatTACGGCGTTAATATTATTCGTCAATTTCCCATAAATTTGATGGtgtaataacaaatttagttctcataatttacacattctatcaatttggtaatgatttaacaaatttaacccgcAATGTTTttgtaaatgtgtaaattttaaggctaaatttgttgaatttatgtaaaattataaatatcgaggctaaatttttattatacctataaaatttatgtaaaattgaaaaaaacaatTAACGCCGtgattaattaatcttaattgcttattttcaaaatcaacaggaagtaaattacttaaattttattagagaGACCAATatattcgagtttttttttttttcataatatgGAAAGTTAAATGAATCATCCAATTCATAATCACTAGCAACCAACTTGTTTGGTTGTTTTTGTCACCAATTCAAATGCTTGTTTATTGCAACTTTTAGGTAAGTCATAGGTGATGATAGGGCATCTTCATGAAAGTGGTGAGTGGTGAGAGCCAGACAAGACCCAAGCTTCCATTATGGCCATGGAATTAAACAATGTGGATTGTTATATGTCAAGTCATACATCTAAAACACTGTGCAAGGATGCTGAAGAGTGCTTATCTATGTTAAATACTGTtattgccattacatttttgcaataattatGCTCTCTCTCCATATTTCTGGAAAGGTCagaaattttatgtaaattcagaaatatttttgagaagatcagaaattaaaagaaaaattatgtgCATCCCTAAACATAATGCTTTTCCGAATCCACCTTTTTTTGTGTTTCTTTCTTCAGTATATTCATTGGAAAGATTAGGAACAAGGAGATCTATAGACATCACTGTCTAGTGTTGAATTTAGACACACAcacattgaaagaaaaataattcaaatatcatcACAAATTATCGAAATTCATAGTAggattaaatataatttgaaagttcTAAAATGATATTTGTGAGTAAAATTCAAGCAGTGTCAGAAGCCGCGTTGAAGATTAGTGTCAACTGCTTTCAGACACTGAGTATAAATAAGATcggaaaataaagaacacacgaTATGTTTATGCAATTTGTTTTCCCAAAGTCTACAGAACCTTGCTTAGAGAGATAATCTACTATCTTAACAACCCGTATAACAAGTGATTACAACCTCTACCCTTCACCAGATTAAGCTTCTCACTTTTGTACTTAAGATCTAGACAACTATTCTCTAAATTTACCCCTGTGAACTTAGGACATTAGTCAAGTAACACACTTGATATTTCACCCAATGCACTCAAAAAAAATGTTCATAAGAACAAGAGTAAGTGTCCTCCATTCAATGCATCACTTATACAAGTCTCCTAAATTTATAAGGAACAGACACTTGCTAACATAATCTGTCAATTACAATGAATCTCCCCATATAACTAATAAGATAACAAGAATAAAGAAGATTTCCAATGAGCTTAGGTAAATCTTTAATCTGCAAGATATATTTCCAAAGTTCACCTGATTCTATTCAATCCCACCAAACTTGGGAAGTTGATTGCCTTGATCCAAATCTAAATGATCTCCAAGATATGTTACTATATGCAGTTTGGATATCAAGGCTGGGCTTGCAGTCGCCCAAAGTATCAGCTAAATCAAAACCCAAAGCCTTTTGTTGCCAAAATTGTCAACTCAAACATGGCAAGTTTTGAGTTAAGCCAATGGGCAATGCTCCTTAGCACTACTTAAAATCTGCCTCAACATAATTATATATCGAAAACAAATATATTgttatatgtatttaattatttaaaggaTCGTATtatgtatatctatatctaGATATATGAGAAAatagtttgatatttttgagCTGATATGTGACTTGATATTGGGATAATTGCAGCTAGACCAAGTGACTAGTGAATAGGGGCGAAACTaggaaatttttttagggggtcaaaatgaaattttaatttttaatagtctatatctttataatttttaaaggattaaatcaaatttttataatattaagggggccaaactataattttacctttattaatttaaaatttttaaaatttctaaagggcctaaataataattttctattttaaggggGGTCGGGCCCCTGCCAACCCCCCTAGATTCGCCTCTGCTAGTGAAGAACAGCAAATGAAACTAACATAATTCGCCTCTGCTAGTGAAGAACAGCAAATGAAACTAACATAAAGGCACCTACATGTGAAGGGCTTTGCCCAAAGAGCTAATCCACAATCTTCAAACAcatagaataaattatttaagtccTACAACTCACCATTTGGCAACACTAGCATAAGCAACATCATGTTCTAGCTCTTCCTCAAGCTCAACTTATTCTTCccttttttggtaaaaaatcCAAAGTAACTCAAGGCAGTTGCGACCAGAGGAACATCTTCATAAGTTGAAGTTCCATTAATAACAACACAAATTATAACAAGTAAGAAGCATCATGAATAAACGAAACAACTAACAACAGTAAGCATGCCAAAGGAGAACTTTGCGCCGGTTCTAGCGTCAATACACTCTCCCCCAGTAAGATGTTTTGACAGGGTGTGTTGGATGTCTTAACAAGGCTTCTATATAGAGAGCTAGAATCCAATTTCACTGAGTAAACTTCAGTATATTTTGGTTTGTCCAATCTTGAAAAGTAACATTGTTCTATCTAATTTCTTCTTcgattataatattaaaattagttatacaaaaccctaaaaaatatataaacaaataaccAAGAAATCTTACTTTAACATGTGaagaaataagataaattttatcatactgTCAGCTATTGTTAAAGTTGCTATTGACATGTACTAACaactatatatattagataTGAATATGTCATTGCAAAATAGACCGTATCCCACCAACATGAAAAGCAAAACAGTCACTCTCCACGAAAATAAAACAATGTGTTCCTAACGACAAACATGAATCTAAAGAAAACTAGCCTGCATCTCATTATGAGTGGATACTTAACGAATAAACTAAAcctagtaaataaataaatagattctCAAGTTGGGTGGGGAGCAGCATTATTAATGTATATATGAGTGGGAATGGACTAGAGATTTTTTGTTCATGTGTGAGTGCGCAACTTCAAGATTTTGAGGGTGTCATTGCATTGTTGACATTAATTTGAGGTGCATGTTAATTGGTAATTCCTTTTCGTTCCATGATAGGCTATGAAGTTATTAAGATGTGTAGTGTATTAATAAGAAAGTTGGCTCGTGAGCTGAAAAGTAGATATGATTGTTCTTTGGGAAACTAGAAAAAAATGTTTGGtattatatgattaaacaatGAGATGATAAAAATTGGAGAGAaatgaatacaaatattttacacaaCAAACCcttaaagaaggaaaaatcaCGAGCAAAGGATGTATTgacttttcactaaatgagtaaacaaatgaGAGTACaacattgagaaaataaatctaaatgtaCTAAGCGTACATTACCCCAATCTCGAAAACAAAGTCCTAACTCATGAATAATTTTCTTTCCTTAGTTACCAAAAAACTCTTACCAAAACTCATATGCGACTACATCTTGTTGTTCTCAAAGAAAAACCCTTACTGATTAGCATGTCAAAGCAAGGATACAATGACCCCTTTAAATAGGGTTAGATTAGAGTtctaatcatattaaaatatccATAGAATAATCAGAATCTAACCGGGAGAAGCAGTCCTGCTTGAAGTCTAAAATGTTGTTGCCAAATAGGAGAACACGTCGTGACGTGCCGGCTCTCCTCATCACGACATCGATGTCGCATTTGCATGGAGTTTACACTGTGCCATCCTGACAAGCCCTACATGCTCGTCACGACGCCAAACCTGTTTTGGCCCTTCTTCGACTACTTG
The Gossypium raimondii isolate GPD5lz chromosome 8, ASM2569854v1, whole genome shotgun sequence DNA segment above includes these coding regions:
- the LOC105790367 gene encoding 60S acidic ribosomal protein P1, with amino-acid sequence MSTAGEAACSYAALILYDDGIPITAEKIATIVKAANVSVESYWPSLFAKLFEKCNIEDLITNVGAAGAGAPVAAAAPVAAGGGGGAAAPPPAEEKKKEEPEEESDDDMGFSLFD
- the LOC105793519 gene encoding WAT1-related protein At3g30340, which produces MNCCGQWSFVIAMVAVNFALAITNALFKMILNEGMNGVIILIYRHTISVICLTPIAFFRERKSRPKLTPSIMCHLFFNALIGLVLTQYFFLLGLQYASPTFTCAFLNIVPAITLVLALPFGLEKVNMGNKAGKAKVVGTLVCISGAMVLTLYKGRTLVGSSNSSDNNTTVVATKKKDRWGIGPIFPMASAVCFSSWFLLQSRIGKVYPCKYSSTAFMSLFSAFQSTILGLITEREFTKWILKDELEVTTVIIAGIVASGLCYVGMSWCVEHKGPVFTSAFSPLVQIFVAMFDFSFLHGKIYLGSVIGSILIVIGLYILLWGRNSEAQEMKQPQEGEEKDCNVWSQV